The nucleotide sequence TAAGCGAGGAGTGCCATACGTCCGTTACGCAGTGGCACTTCATCAGCGAAACTACCCATCGCACCGTTGTCATGACTGATGACATAAAGGGTTTGTTGATCCGGAGAGACCGCAACACCGTTCGGTTTACCGGCATCTGTAACAACGAGATGAACAGAACCATCTGGATCAATTCGATAGACCCCAAAGATGGGTTGTTCAACGGGTTCATTTCCAGCATACCGTGGATCCGTAAAATAGATACGTCCCTGCTCATCAATTGACAGATCGTTCGGTGAGTTAAAGGGTTTGCCGTTATACAGACCGGCGATAATTTCGCTTTTACCTGTTTTCATGTCCGTTCGCGTAATCCTGCGTCCCCCGAAATCCGCACCCTCTGCAACAACCAAGCGACCGTGTGCATCAAACTTCGTGCCGTTGGACATCCCACTCGGAGAACGGAAAATAGTCGTTTCTCCAGTCTCTGGATTGTGTTTCCAGATATTCCCTGCCTGCATATCTGTCTGATCTGTGAAGGTGATGTCGCTGAAATAGACGGTTCCGTCTGGTGCGACAGAGACACCTTCCGTGAAATGCGCACCGTTGAATAGTTCTTTGAGTTCGGCATCTGGGGCAAAGATGGAGTTGCTGTCTGCAGTGTTGCCAATCAACGTGGGTGCCAACGCGAAACCTGCAGTAACGGCGCATACAAGGGTTTGTGACACATTTAAATTCAACATATACTTCACTCCTTCCAATTCCGTTTCTTGAATGAGACGATTTTAGCACACATCGTACAAGCTGTCAACTCATTGGGTGCGGACCGTGGGTTATTACACCCTGTCGAGCATGTGCATAGACGGCATCCTGAATCTCAAGGATACGCACTGCATCAGCAACCGTCGGTTCAAAAGTACCACCGTCCCGAATGGCATCAAACGCAGTGCCCATCAC is from Candidatus Poribacteria bacterium and encodes:
- a CDS encoding SMP-30/gluconolactonase/LRE family protein codes for the protein MLNLNVSQTLVCAVTAGFALAPTLIGNTADSNSIFAPDAELKELFNGAHFTEGVSVAPDGTVYFSDITFTDQTDMQAGNIWKHNPETGETTIFRSPSGMSNGTKFDAHGRLVVAEGADFGGRRITRTDMKTGKSEIIAGLYNGKPFNSPNDLSIDEQGRIYFTDPRYAGNEPVEQPIFGVYRIDPDGSVHLVVTDAGKPNGVAVSPDQQTLYVISHDNGAMGSFADEVPLRNGRMALLAYDLSPEGSATFRKVLVDYAPQDGPDGMVVDTEGNLFVAVRDETRPGVRVYTPEGEELAYVKTPDKPTNVAFGRGETSKTLYITAENCLYSIQTMKEGYHLPQK